Proteins from one Clostridium cellulovorans 743B genomic window:
- a CDS encoding DUF116 domain-containing protein → MDIVTYSLTKSELTDSSEYYQRAADITDELIKESKASIMPIIKSYDSYFNNIEAKMHSELEEKLLELLILGVLMKVYFPRTLELNHVQYKLLTIVNDTRKSSKTLKPTMNLLKGTMSSLFLLSSVRNYKGSRISDIIELHKLILWLEASGEFSKEIKPLKRWEAYLGTLSNKEFQDIFKVVENFAIWFEIRSEETLGKYTSNVEKYLENINDKSFWREDLILRKRARIEYHLNMVGAELMNKAFRQAFLKTDKKVLLLPICMISPSKSYCQSKGFGREFKCKGCSSKCQVNELTGLGQRLGFNVMVIPHESSISAYSNKEKLFDENTGVIGVACVLNLISGGWLLKDMNIPAQCVLLDYCGCKNHWHDKGIPTCINIDKLKEILK, encoded by the coding sequence ATGGACATAGTAACTTATTCTTTAACCAAAAGTGAATTAACTGATTCAAGTGAGTATTATCAAAGAGCGGCTGATATTACCGATGAACTAATAAAAGAATCAAAAGCTTCAATTATGCCTATAATTAAATCATATGATTCTTATTTTAATAATATCGAAGCTAAAATGCATAGTGAATTAGAGGAAAAGTTATTAGAACTTCTTATATTAGGAGTTCTAATGAAAGTATATTTTCCAAGAACTTTAGAATTGAATCACGTGCAATATAAGTTATTGACCATAGTAAATGATACACGAAAGAGTAGTAAAACTTTGAAACCAACTATGAATTTACTAAAAGGAACTATGTCCTCTTTATTCCTACTTTCAAGTGTAAGAAATTATAAAGGTTCAAGAATTTCAGATATAATTGAGCTGCACAAGTTAATATTGTGGTTAGAGGCTTCAGGCGAATTTAGCAAAGAAATAAAACCACTTAAGAGATGGGAAGCTTATCTTGGTACTTTATCAAATAAAGAGTTTCAGGATATTTTTAAGGTTGTAGAGAATTTTGCAATATGGTTTGAAATTAGAAGTGAAGAAACTCTTGGCAAGTACACTTCTAATGTAGAAAAGTATTTGGAGAATATAAACGATAAAAGTTTTTGGAGAGAAGATTTAATATTACGAAAGCGAGCAAGGATAGAATATCATTTAAATATGGTTGGTGCTGAGCTTATGAATAAAGCTTTTAGACAAGCCTTTTTAAAAACTGATAAGAAGGTGCTGTTATTACCAATATGTATGATATCTCCTTCTAAATCATATTGTCAATCAAAAGGGTTCGGGCGAGAGTTTAAGTGTAAAGGTTGCTCTTCGAAGTGCCAAGTTAATGAACTTACGGGGCTTGGTCAAAGGCTTGGTTTTAATGTTATGGTAATCCCACATGAATCATCTATTTCAGCATATAGCAATAAAGAGAAATTATTTGATGAAAATACAGGGGTTATTGGAGTTGCTTGTGTACTAAACCTTATTTCAGGAGGCTGGCTATTAAAGGATATGAATATACCAGCTCAATGCGTTTTATTGGACTATTGTGGATGTAAAAATCATTGGCATGATAAAGGAATTCCAACTTGTATCAATATAGATAAACTGAAAGAAATATTAAAATAA
- a CDS encoding ATP-binding cassette domain-containing protein has translation MIDSVGFKEFYSKLLNGLDTEVGEKGIVRSGVERQRLALARVYFANAKIIILDEVTSAMDNATEELVMKNLMEFLQSRTVITIAHRLSTIKEVDEIFLFNEGELLDRGSFNELLSTNMYFKRLWNSAKENR, from the coding sequence GTGATAGATTCAGTTGGATTTAAGGAGTTCTATTCAAAGTTGCTAAATGGACTTGATACTGAAGTTGGCGAAAAAGGAATCGTGCGTTCAGGTGTTGAGCGTCAAAGGTTGGCACTAGCTAGAGTTTACTTTGCGAATGCAAAGATAATTATATTAGATGAAGTTACATCAGCTATGGACAACGCCACAGAAGAATTAGTAATGAAGAATTTAATGGAGTTTTTACAAAGTAGAACTGTTATAACAATTGCTCATAGGCTTAGTACAATAAAAGAAGTTGATGAGATTTTTCTGTTTAATGAAGGTGAACTTCTTGATAGAGGTAGCTTCAATGAACTATTAAGCACAAATATGTATTTTAAAAGACTATGGAATTCGGCAAAGGAAAATAGATAG
- the larE gene encoding ATP-dependent sacrificial sulfur transferase LarE — MISSDKYNQLVEYLKSLGKVVIAFSGGVDSTFLLRVAKDALGDNVKAVTILSPYIPRWEIAEAKELVKELGVKHEIIEAPIIEAIKYNPEDRCYLCKTAVFSMILSVAKEQGYDCVVDGTNFDDISDYRPGLRALKELDVKSPLLVCKFTKAEIRACSKELNLNTWDKPPYACLLTRIPYGNQLKVEDFEKIENAEKYMMSIGFRAVRVRCHGDLARVEVSKEDRSKLFDGELLDTIVQQTPVINAKNNLIKSSNYIDKYV, encoded by the coding sequence ATGATAAGTAGTGATAAATATAATCAGTTAGTTGAATATCTCAAGAGTTTAGGAAAAGTAGTTATAGCATTTTCAGGTGGAGTGGATAGTACCTTTTTACTTAGGGTAGCTAAAGATGCACTTGGCGATAATGTAAAGGCTGTAACGATTTTATCACCATATATTCCAAGATGGGAAATTGCTGAAGCAAAGGAATTAGTTAAGGAATTAGGGGTAAAACATGAAATTATAGAGGCACCAATTATTGAAGCTATTAAATATAATCCAGAGGATAGATGTTATCTTTGTAAAACTGCAGTATTTAGTATGATATTATCAGTAGCTAAGGAACAAGGTTATGATTGTGTAGTTGATGGAACAAATTTTGATGATATAAGTGATTATAGACCAGGACTTAGAGCGTTAAAAGAATTGGATGTAAAAAGTCCATTATTAGTATGCAAATTTACAAAAGCAGAAATAAGAGCTTGCTCAAAGGAATTAAATTTAAATACTTGGGATAAACCACCATACGCATGTCTTTTAACAAGAATACCGTATGGAAATCAGCTAAAAGTTGAAGACTTTGAAAAAATAGAGAATGCAGAAAAGTATATGATGAGCATAGGTTTTAGAGCTGTTAGAGTAAGATGCCATGGTGACTTAGCTAGAGTTGAAGTGAGCAAAGAAGACAGAAGTAAGTTATTCGATGGAGAGTTACTAGATACAATTGTCCAACAGACTCCAGTTATTAATGCTAAGAATAATCTCATAAAATCCTCCAATTATATTGATAAGTATGTATGA
- the larC gene encoding nickel pincer cofactor biosynthesis protein LarC, translating into MKVLYYDCFCGISGDMNLAALLDLGVPKEYLLQELSKLNLEAEYEIKIQKAEKLGITGTRVDVILENKLNHKDGHGNHHHSHGNHHHSHHRNLKDIERIIESSNLNEEVKKLTMSMFMKIAESEAKVHGKNIYEVHFHEVGAIDSIVDLVGAAICLDYLAVERIIASPVQVGGGFVKCAHGLMPVPAPATVEILKNIPINAGVVQFETTTPTGAAILAANVEEFTTKIDFSINKVAYGIGHRDLEIPNVLRVYLGEGESSEKVEEQYIVETNIDDMNPELYSYVEEKLFDAGALDVFKTPIFMKKGRPGINLSVLIIKEVEGAILDIIFQETTSIGVRKYKVEKIMLEREFSKVETQYGEVSIKKSYYKGKLVKYKPEYEDCRNISRKNSIPIAQVYKEVYKNTLKKYD; encoded by the coding sequence ATGAAGGTACTATATTATGATTGTTTTTGCGGTATAAGTGGAGATATGAATTTGGCAGCATTACTAGATTTAGGCGTTCCCAAAGAGTATCTGCTGCAAGAACTTTCAAAACTTAATTTAGAAGCGGAATATGAGATAAAAATTCAGAAGGCTGAAAAGCTAGGAATAACAGGAACAAGAGTAGACGTTATATTAGAAAATAAATTAAATCATAAGGATGGCCATGGTAATCACCATCATAGTCATGGTAACCATCATCATAGCCATCATAGAAATTTAAAGGATATCGAGAGAATAATAGAGTCTAGCAATTTAAATGAAGAAGTTAAAAAATTAACTATGTCTATGTTTATGAAAATAGCAGAATCAGAAGCGAAGGTGCATGGAAAAAACATATATGAAGTTCATTTTCATGAAGTTGGCGCTATTGATTCTATTGTAGACTTAGTAGGTGCTGCTATTTGTTTAGACTATTTAGCCGTTGAAAGGATTATTGCATCACCAGTTCAAGTTGGTGGCGGTTTTGTAAAATGTGCTCATGGGCTTATGCCAGTTCCAGCTCCGGCAACTGTTGAGATACTGAAGAATATCCCTATTAATGCAGGAGTAGTCCAATTTGAAACGACGACACCTACTGGTGCTGCTATATTAGCTGCAAACGTTGAAGAATTTACTACAAAAATAGATTTTTCTATTAATAAAGTAGCATATGGTATTGGACATAGAGATTTAGAAATTCCTAATGTCTTAAGAGTATATTTAGGTGAAGGAGAAAGTTCTGAGAAGGTAGAAGAGCAGTATATAGTTGAAACTAATATAGATGATATGAATCCGGAACTTTATAGCTACGTTGAAGAAAAGCTTTTTGATGCAGGAGCGTTAGATGTATTTAAAACACCTATATTTATGAAAAAAGGAAGGCCAGGAATTAACTTAAGTGTGCTTATTATTAAAGAAGTAGAAGGTGCAATTTTAGATATAATTTTTCAGGAAACTACTTCTATAGGCGTGAGGAAGTATAAGGTTGAGAAAATAATGCTTGAGAGGGAATTTTCAAAGGTAGAAACTCAATATGGAGAAGTTTCAATTAAAAAGTCCTACTATAAAGGAAAATTAGTTAAGTATAAACCTGAATATGAAGATTGTAGGAATATATCTAGAAAAAATAGTATTCCTATAGCGCAGGTTTATAAAGAAGTTTATAAAAACACTTTAAAAAAATATGATTAA
- a CDS encoding energy-coupling factor ABC transporter ATP-binding protein: protein MIKLRDISFTYKNRIALDNINIHIKEGESIAIIGPNGSGKSTFLKLLNGIIFSNKGEYLFNENEINESAFKDIKFSKSFHKRIGFVFQNSDTQLFCSTVFEEVAFGLNQMELPDDVINERVNDCLNLLNITKLKEEHPYNLSGGEKKRVAIASVLAMNPEVIILDEPMNGIDPKGKRFLRELLISLNRSGKTIICATHDFEYIEGVFDRVIVFSEEHKVIRDDNYENVIKDEEFLRECNII from the coding sequence ATGATTAAATTAAGAGATATTTCTTTTACTTATAAGAACAGAATTGCTCTTGATAATATAAATATTCATATAAAAGAAGGCGAATCTATAGCTATTATAGGTCCAAATGGTAGTGGGAAATCAACTTTTCTAAAGTTGTTAAATGGCATTATTTTTTCAAATAAAGGAGAATATTTATTTAATGAAAACGAGATAAATGAAAGTGCATTTAAGGATATAAAGTTTTCAAAATCATTTCATAAGAGAATTGGGTTTGTATTTCAAAATTCTGATACTCAACTTTTCTGTTCAACTGTTTTTGAAGAGGTTGCTTTTGGGCTTAATCAAATGGAATTGCCAGATGATGTAATCAATGAACGGGTTAATGATTGTCTTAATCTTCTTAATATCACAAAATTGAAGGAAGAACATCCTTATAATTTAAGTGGAGGCGAAAAGAAGAGAGTTGCAATAGCTAGTGTTTTAGCTATGAATCCTGAAGTTATAATTTTGGATGAACCGATGAACGGGATAGATCCAAAGGGAAAAAGATTCTTGAGGGAGTTATTAATTTCTTTAAATAGAAGTGGTAAAACTATAATTTGCGCTACTCATGATTTTGAATATATAGAAGGTGTTTTTGATAGAGTAATAGTTTTTTCAGAAGAGCACAAGGTTATTAGAGATGATAATTATGAGAATGTTATAAAAGATGAAGAGTTTTTAAGAGAATGCAATATTATATAA
- a CDS encoding energy-coupling factor transporter transmembrane component T yields MIPEWLLEKDNYQPKEEKSSYIEKSIFSFIKVVSIIKHDKNQGILINSINPTLKVISTLIIIICISLSRRFTYLAILDIYVLFLLFFMERKSRKRILFRSLIFPLITLIALIPSIFNGNIQNSLLIFQKLIITILLVNLLSHSTKWNEVSKSLKLLFVPDIFIWIMDITIKYIVLLGEYSINLLWALKLRNIGLTANRYKSLTGIIGNLFIKSYRMSEEMACAMECRGFVGEYTTKVNLIFKKLDYGYLAINLLLVGLFIFLSY; encoded by the coding sequence ATGATTCCAGAGTGGTTATTAGAAAAGGATAATTATCAACCAAAGGAAGAGAAGAGTTCGTATATAGAGAAGAGTATTTTCTCTTTTATTAAGGTAGTTTCTATAATAAAGCATGATAAAAATCAAGGCATATTAATTAATTCAATAAATCCTACATTAAAAGTTATTAGTACATTGATAATTATTATTTGTATATCTCTTTCAAGACGGTTTACTTACCTAGCGATTTTGGACATATATGTTTTATTTCTTCTTTTTTTTATGGAGAGAAAATCAAGAAAAAGAATATTATTTAGAAGTTTAATATTCCCTTTAATAACTTTAATAGCACTGATTCCATCTATATTTAATGGAAATATCCAAAATAGTCTTTTGATATTTCAAAAATTGATAATAACGATACTGCTTGTTAATTTATTATCTCATAGCACAAAGTGGAATGAAGTTAGCAAATCATTAAAGTTATTATTTGTACCAGATATTTTTATATGGATTATGGATATAACAATAAAATATATTGTTCTGTTAGGAGAATATTCAATTAATTTGTTATGGGCGTTAAAGCTTAGAAATATTGGTTTAACAGCAAATAGATATAAGTCCTTAACTGGTATTATTGGTAACTTATTCATAAAGTCATATAGGATGAGTGAAGAGATGGCTTGTGCTATGGAATGTAGAGGCTTTGTTGGTGAATATACAACTAAGGTCAATTTAATATTTAAGAAATTAGATTATGGCTATTTAGCTATAAATCTATTATTAGTTGGTTTATTCATATTTTTGAGTTATTAG
- the cbiM gene encoding cobalt transporter CbiM codes for MHIPDNYLSPSTCVTIGAAMLPIWRKASIRIKSEITRKKMPLLGIAAAFSFLTMMFNIPLPGGTTGHAVGCALVAILLGPYSAVFAITVSLAIQALFFGDGGILALGVNCFNMAFIMPFTAFYIFKFVQKCASSKKAEFIGAFLGGYISVNMAALFTAIEFGIQPMLFRDVSGLPIYSPYGLAISIPAMMIPHLLVVGFLEGAITLGAYSYIKKASPELMYKGKAGKMAPLYIILGILILGSPLGLIAVGTAWGEWGTEEVKNLVGFTPKGMEEGIQYNSLIPDYNFGFLKENIGYIISALVGVIIILIIFKVLSKVNMKKNVKGD; via the coding sequence ATGCATATACCAGATAATTATTTAAGTCCATCTACTTGTGTTACTATTGGGGCTGCTATGTTACCCATTTGGAGAAAAGCGAGTATAAGGATAAAATCTGAAATAACAAGAAAGAAAATGCCTCTTCTTGGGATTGCAGCAGCTTTTTCATTTTTAACTATGATGTTTAATATACCACTTCCTGGAGGAACTACAGGACATGCTGTTGGCTGTGCTCTTGTAGCTATTTTGCTTGGACCATATTCTGCAGTTTTTGCAATTACTGTATCTCTTGCCATACAAGCATTATTTTTTGGAGATGGAGGTATCTTAGCATTAGGTGTTAACTGTTTTAATATGGCTTTTATTATGCCTTTTACAGCATTCTATATTTTTAAGTTTGTGCAAAAATGTGCATCAAGCAAAAAGGCTGAATTTATAGGTGCTTTTTTAGGCGGCTATATTTCTGTTAATATGGCTGCTTTATTTACTGCAATAGAATTTGGTATTCAACCAATGCTTTTTAGAGATGTTTCAGGCTTACCGATATACAGTCCTTATGGATTAGCAATATCTATCCCAGCAATGATGATACCTCATTTGTTAGTTGTTGGATTCTTAGAGGGAGCAATTACGTTAGGTGCGTATAGTTATATAAAAAAAGCGTCACCAGAGCTTATGTATAAAGGAAAGGCTGGAAAGATGGCTCCTTTATATATTATACTTGGCATTCTTATTTTAGGGAGTCCCTTAGGACTTATTGCTGTAGGTACTGCTTGGGGAGAATGGGGAACTGAAGAAGTAAAAAATCTTGTAGGCTTTACACCTAAAGGAATGGAAGAAGGAATTCAATATAATTCTTTAATTCCAGATTATAATTTTGGATTCTTAAAAGAGAATATTGGGTATATTATATCAGCATTAGTTGGAGTAATAATTATATTAATTATTTTCAAGGTACTAAGTAAAGTAAATATGAAGAAGAATGTAAAAGGAGATTAA
- a CDS encoding aldo/keto reductase, producing the protein MLYRTLGKTNEKVSALGFGCMRLPIIDGDGSKIDDEKAIEMLHHAIDQGVNYIDTAYPYHGTGMGKGGESEPFLSRALKDGYRDKVNIATKLPSWMIKTREDMDKYLNEQLKRLGTDRIDFYLLHALGKDTWENLKNLGVTEFLDSAIKDGRIRYAGFSFHDKLEVFKEIVDYYDWSFCQIQYNYLDEEFQAGTEGLQYAANKGLGVVIMEPLRGGRIVRNLPESVVNTFDNADIKRSPAEWALRWVWNHPEVSVVLSGMNTMDNVVENVRVASEALPNSLTEKEVEIMDNVKKSFKERIKVNCTGCEYCMPCPAGVNIPRNFSCYNEYSIFVTPATEKELKERYNSISEAERADKCVECGKCESHCPQAIKIREELKNVTALFV; encoded by the coding sequence TTGTTATACAGAACACTTGGAAAAACGAATGAGAAGGTTTCAGCATTAGGATTTGGTTGTATGAGACTTCCAATTATCGATGGAGACGGATCTAAAATTGATGATGAGAAGGCAATAGAAATGCTTCATCATGCCATTGATCAAGGAGTTAATTACATAGATACTGCATACCCTTATCATGGAACTGGTATGGGTAAGGGTGGAGAAAGTGAACCATTTTTATCCAGAGCATTAAAGGATGGATATAGAGATAAAGTTAATATAGCTACGAAGCTTCCTAGTTGGATGATTAAAACTAGAGAAGATATGGATAAGTATTTGAATGAGCAATTAAAGCGTCTAGGAACAGATAGAATAGACTTTTATCTATTACATGCATTAGGTAAAGATACATGGGAAAATCTTAAAAACTTAGGTGTCACTGAATTCTTAGATTCAGCAATAAAAGATGGAAGAATAAGATATGCAGGATTTTCTTTCCACGATAAATTAGAAGTGTTTAAAGAAATTGTAGATTATTATGATTGGTCATTTTGTCAAATCCAATATAACTATCTAGATGAAGAATTCCAAGCAGGAACAGAAGGATTACAATATGCAGCAAATAAGGGTCTTGGGGTTGTTATTATGGAACCACTTAGAGGTGGTAGAATTGTTAGAAATCTTCCGGAATCAGTTGTAAATACTTTTGATAATGCTGATATTAAAAGATCACCAGCTGAATGGGCACTAAGATGGGTATGGAATCACCCAGAAGTATCTGTAGTATTAAGTGGTATGAATACTATGGACAACGTTGTAGAGAACGTAAGAGTTGCAAGTGAAGCTCTACCTAATTCATTAACAGAAAAAGAAGTAGAGATAATGGATAATGTTAAAAAATCATTTAAGGAAAGAATAAAGGTTAACTGCACTGGTTGTGAATATTGCATGCCTTGTCCAGCAGGAGTAAATATTCCTAGAAACTTCTCTTGTTACAATGAATATAGTATATTTGTTACACCAGCAACAGAGAAAGAACTTAAGGAAAGATATAATTCAATATCAGAAGCAGAACGAGCAGATAAATGTGTGGAGTGTGGTAAATGTGAAAGCCACTGTCCACAAGCGATAAAAATTCGTGAAGAATTAAAAAATGTTACAGCATTGTTTGTCTAA
- a CDS encoding nucleotidyltransferase domain-containing protein translates to MYINKETQNMLNEFSQLQEVEGILLAGSYATKTNDKNSDYDIYIYVTNEIAIEKRKTITGKYCSYMELNNNFWETEDDGVLKESGVPIEIIYRNLDAWDKVLSRILIKYEADTGYTTCFWANVLNSVIIYDKNGSLNKLQEKYSVPYPRKLKENIISKNYPLLKLQMPAYYHQIEKALKRDDYVSVNHRVAALFASYFDIIFAINEMPHPGEKKLLKIIKDNNLKIPLNMNENVNNILRLSSLNNTDILVEIDKLIYNLDMLLKKEDLW, encoded by the coding sequence ATGTATATTAATAAAGAGACGCAAAATATGTTAAACGAATTTTCACAGCTTCAAGAAGTGGAAGGTATTTTACTAGCAGGATCATACGCTACAAAAACTAATGATAAAAATTCAGATTATGATATTTATATATACGTAACAAATGAAATAGCAATAGAAAAAAGAAAAACAATCACTGGCAAGTACTGTAGTTATATGGAACTTAATAATAACTTTTGGGAAACTGAAGATGATGGAGTATTGAAGGAAAGTGGAGTTCCGATAGAGATTATATATAGAAATTTAGATGCTTGGGATAAGGTATTAAGCAGAATTTTAATAAAGTACGAAGCAGATACAGGGTATACTACTTGCTTTTGGGCAAATGTATTAAATTCAGTTATTATATATGACAAGAATGGAAGTTTAAATAAGCTTCAAGAAAAATACTCAGTACCTTATCCACGTAAATTAAAAGAAAATATAATTAGCAAAAACTATCCACTGTTAAAACTTCAAATGCCTGCATACTATCATCAAATTGAAAAAGCTTTGAAAAGAGATGATTATGTTAGTGTAAATCATAGAGTAGCGGCTCTATTTGCTAGTTACTTTGACATCATTTTTGCTATAAATGAGATGCCGCATCCTGGTGAGAAAAAACTTCTTAAAATAATTAAAGATAATAATCTTAAAATTCCATTGAATATGAATGAAAATGTTAATAACATTTTGAGGCTTTCAAGTCTTAATAATACAGATATATTAGTGGAAATAGATAAATTAATCTACAATCTGGATATGCTACTGAAGAAAGAAGATTTGTGGTAA
- a CDS encoding alpha-amylase family glycosyl hydrolase, with protein MSKWLDNAVFYEIYPQSFNDTNSDGIGDIQGIIEKLSYIQELGCNAIWINPCFASPFADAGYDVEDYFNVATRYGTNEDLKELFEKAHEKNIHVILDLVPGHTSINHPWFKESMKADENEYTHRYIWTDSIWEDFKNITSIAGCIRGISERDGSCAVNFFSTQPALNYGFANPEKSWQFATDSKEVIATVEAMKDVMRFWLNMGCDGFRVDMAGSLVKNDVDSKETIKLWQNFRAFLDREFPNAVLISEWGEPDKSLMGGFHMDFLLHFGPSHYLDLFREENPYFSREGKGDISKFVNRYMENYELTDGKGLMCIPSGNHDMGRIKQRLDDEEIKIAFAFLLTMPGAPFIYYGDEIGMNYVENLVSVEGGYGRTGSRSPMQWDDSLNAGFSDAKKEDLYIMQDSREDRPTVKNQQDTENSLYKEVQKLIKIRLENEPLCSNATIEFLCAEAKTYPLVYKRTGKEGSVLIVLNPSNKEAVSKVTIETTSNEVIYSNNGVANIENDTIIAPPCSASIFKLA; from the coding sequence ATGTCAAAATGGCTTGATAATGCAGTGTTCTACGAAATTTATCCACAAAGTTTTAATGATACTAACTCTGATGGAATTGGTGATATTCAAGGTATTATAGAGAAATTGAGTTATATACAAGAATTAGGATGTAATGCAATATGGATAAATCCTTGTTTTGCTTCGCCTTTTGCAGATGCAGGATATGATGTTGAGGATTATTTTAATGTTGCAACACGTTATGGAACAAATGAGGATTTAAAGGAACTTTTTGAAAAAGCCCATGAAAAAAATATTCATGTAATCTTAGATCTAGTGCCAGGACACACTTCTATTAATCATCCTTGGTTTAAGGAGTCTATGAAAGCAGATGAAAATGAATATACTCATAGATACATATGGACAGATAGTATTTGGGAAGATTTTAAGAATATAACGAGTATTGCAGGATGTATTCGTGGAATATCAGAAAGAGATGGAAGTTGCGCAGTAAACTTTTTCTCAACACAGCCAGCATTAAATTATGGCTTTGCAAATCCTGAGAAGAGTTGGCAGTTCGCTACTGATTCAAAAGAAGTAATTGCTACTGTTGAAGCGATGAAAGACGTAATGAGGTTTTGGTTAAACATGGGGTGTGACGGATTCCGAGTGGATATGGCTGGGTCCTTGGTTAAAAATGATGTTGATAGCAAAGAAACAATTAAGTTGTGGCAGAATTTTAGGGCATTTCTTGATAGAGAATTTCCAAATGCAGTGCTTATTTCTGAATGGGGAGAGCCTGATAAATCTTTGATGGGTGGATTTCATATGGACTTTTTATTGCATTTTGGGCCATCTCATTATTTAGATTTATTCCGTGAAGAAAATCCATATTTCTCAAGAGAAGGGAAAGGAGATATATCTAAGTTTGTTAATAGATATATGGAAAATTATGAGCTAACAGATGGCAAAGGGTTAATGTGCATTCCTTCTGGCAATCATGACATGGGTAGAATAAAACAGAGACTTGATGATGAAGAAATAAAAATTGCTTTTGCATTTTTACTTACAATGCCAGGAGCGCCATTTATCTATTATGGTGATGAAATAGGTATGAATTATGTAGAAAATCTTGTATCTGTAGAAGGTGGCTATGGCAGAACTGGGTCACGTAGCCCAATGCAATGGGATGATAGCTTGAATGCTGGTTTCTCTGATGCTAAGAAAGAAGATTTATATATAATGCAAGATTCAAGAGAGGATAGACCAACAGTTAAAAATCAACAAGATACAGAAAATTCATTATATAAAGAGGTGCAGAAATTAATTAAGATACGACTTGAAAATGAACCACTTTGCTCTAATGCAACTATAGAATTTTTATGTGCAGAGGCAAAAACATATCCACTTGTGTATAAGAGGACTGGAAAAGAAGGCAGTGTTCTGATTGTATTAAACCCTTCAAATAAAGAAGCAGTTTCTAAAGTAACGATAGAAACAACAAGTAATGAAGTGATTTATTCAAATAATGGAGTTGCAAATATAGAGAATGATACAATTATTGCACCTCCTTGCTCTGCAAGTATATTTAAATTAGCTTAA
- a CDS encoding HD-GYP domain-containing protein, with protein MKLVLLNKNLVNKTLANSIYTENGVMFVSKGNIITDSCITKLKRMGFTTVYIEDGNDEVTLQEVLEAPIKLHAIKVLKQIFDDTKRREYVNEVKVLEVVTDIMRNINLSENATMISNLAAKDDISKLAVHSLDVAILAIMVGIRKGYDEKKIMKLGIAALLHDLGKLFIDDKFHVRKAREILKKNPSMMSTTYMAIYYMFEREDGSGLFGLPGEKVHDFAKILGICDEYINDINGKNAMLPHVAIEKITADAVNKFDKEIYKDFVESVYCYPNGLQVRLNNGEKAVVVMQNIGSTIRPILAVKTREQYKFCNLISPENLTLFIEEVILQ; from the coding sequence ATGAAATTGGTTTTATTAAATAAGAATTTAGTTAATAAGACATTAGCAAATTCTATATATACAGAAAATGGTGTTATGTTTGTAAGTAAAGGAAACATTATAACTGACAGTTGCATAACAAAGCTAAAGAGAATGGGATTTACCACTGTATATATTGAAGATGGTAATGATGAAGTTACTCTTCAAGAAGTTTTGGAAGCGCCTATAAAGCTTCACGCGATAAAGGTGTTGAAACAAATTTTTGATGATACGAAAAGAAGAGAATATGTCAATGAAGTAAAGGTATTGGAAGTTGTTACTGATATTATGAGAAATATTAACTTATCAGAGAATGCTACTATGATAAGTAACTTAGCTGCGAAGGATGATATATCCAAATTGGCTGTGCATTCTTTAGACGTAGCAATTTTGGCTATAATGGTTGGTATTCGTAAAGGTTACGATGAAAAGAAGATAATGAAACTAGGAATAGCTGCTTTGTTGCACGATCTAGGTAAATTGTTTATTGATGATAAGTTTCATGTAAGAAAAGCTAGAGAGATATTAAAGAAAAATCCATCAATGATGTCAACTACATACATGGCAATATATTATATGTTTGAAAGAGAGGATGGTTCAGGACTATTTGGACTTCCTGGTGAAAAGGTACATGATTTTGCTAAAATACTTGGAATATGTGATGAATATATAAATGATATAAATGGAAAAAATGCAATGTTGCCGCATGTAGCAATAGAAAAAATTACTGCGGACGCAGTAAACAAGTTCGATAAGGAAATATATAAAGACTTTGTAGAATCTGTTTATTGTTATCCTAATGGACTGCAAGTGAGATTAAATAATGGGGAAAAAGCAGTAGTTGTTATGCAAAATATTGGTTCTACAATAAGGCCTATTTTGGCTGTTAAAACTCGAGAACAGTATAAGTTTTGCAATCTAATTTCGCCAGAAAATCTAACCTTGTTTATAGAGGAAGTAATACTGCAATAA